One stretch of Centroberyx gerrardi isolate f3 chromosome 13, fCenGer3.hap1.cur.20231027, whole genome shotgun sequence DNA includes these proteins:
- the LOC139932661 gene encoding 7-alpha-hydroxycholest-4-en-3-one 12-alpha-hydroxylase-like, with product MGFLLSILLAVLASIIGGLYLLGAFRQRRPGEPPLDKGLIPWLGHVLEFRRDTAKFLERMRQKHGDIFTVQLGGFYFTFLMEPLSFGAFVKEARTKLDFNKFVRQVIVRVFSYERMENEHKFLQLSNNKHLMGDGLEVMTQAMMSNLQNLMLHNIGSGEDQKTWIEDGLFMYSSNIVFRAGYLALFGNETAKTSGSVEKAREIDRVESEAIFYEFRKYDKLFPGLAYGVLPPREKMEAERLKRLFWNTLSVPKMKTKDNISGWVWDMQQVREEHGMKEFMQNRYMLLLLWASQSNTGPSAFWLLLYLVKHPEAMRAVKEEVEDVLKQTGQEVRRGGPLINLTHDMLLKTPILDSTVEETLRLTTAPVLTRAVLQDMTFKMADGREYCIREGDRMSLFPYTAVHIDPEVHPDPLSFKYDRFLNPDGTKKTDFYKAGKKLRYFNMPWGAGVSMCPGRFFATNELKQFVFLMLIYFDFELKNPDEKIPDIDIKRWGFGSMQPTRDIEFRYRLRF from the coding sequence ATGGGATTCCTGCTGTCGATCCTACTTGCTGTGCTTGCCTCTATAATTGGAGGGCTGTACCTTCTAGGGGCATTTCGACAGCGGCGCCCAGGAGAACCCCCTTTGGATAAGGGACTCATCCCCTGGCTGGGCCATGTCTTGGAGTTTCGCAGGGACACAGCAAAGTTCCTAGAGAGGATGAGGCAAAAACATGGGGATATATTCACAGTACAGCTGGGAGGGTTTTACTTCACCTTCCTCATGGAGCCTCTATCTTTTGGAGCATTTGTTAAGGAGGCTCGTACAAAACTGGACTTCAACAAGTTTGTGAGGCAAGTGATAGTCAGAGTCTTTAGTTATGAACGAATGGAGAATGAACATAAGTTTCTCCAGCTGTCCAACAACAAGCACTTAATGGGGGATGGACTGGAAGTAATGACGCAAGCCATGATGAGTAATTTACAGAACCTAATGCTGCACAACATAGGCTCAGGGGAAGACCAAAAGACCTGGATAGAGGACGGACTGTTTATGTACAGCTCCAATATTGTGTTTAGGGCTGGCTACCTAGCTCTGTTTGGCAATGAGACAGCCAAGACATCAGGGAGTGTGGAGAAAgccagagagatagacagagtaGAATCAGAGGCAATATTTTATGAGTTTCGTAAATATGACAAACTCTTCCCTGGACTGGCGTATGGGGTTCTGCCACCTAGAGAAAAGATGGAGGCGGAGAGGCTAAAGAGGCTCTTCTGGAACACTCTGTCAGTTCCAAAGATGAAAACCAAGGACAACATCAGTGGCTGGGTGTGGGACATGCAGCAGGTGAGAGAAGAGCATGGGATGAAGGAGTTCATGCAAAACAGGTATATGCTCTTGCTTCTGTGGGCCTCCCAGAGCAACACAGGGCCTTCTGCATTCTGGCTGCTCCTCTACCTCGTGAAGCACCCGGAAGCTATGAGGGCTGtcaaggaggaggtagaggatgTCCTGAAGCAAACTGGGCAGGAAGTCCGGCGTGGTGGCCCTCTCATCAACCTGACCCATGACATGCTCCTGAAAACACCAATCTTGGACAGCACTGTAGAAGAGACCCTCCGGCTGACTACTGCACCTGTCCTCACCAGGGCCGTACTTCAGGATATGACCTTCAAGATGGCTGATGGCCGTGAGTATTGTATTCGCGAGGGCGACAGAATGTCACTCTTTCCTTACACTGCCGTTCACATTGACCCGGAAGTCCACCCTGACCCACTTTCATTCAAATATGACCGCTTTCTTAATCCAGATGGGACCAAGAAAACTGATTTTTACAAAGCAGGGAAGAAGCTGAGGTATTTCAACATGCCCTGGGGTGCTGGGGTCTCCATGTGCCCTGGGCGCTTCTTTGCCACCAATGAGCTGAAGCAGTTTGTTTTCCTCATGTTAATCTACTTTGACTTTGAGCTGAAGAATCCTGATGAGAAGATACCTGATATTGACATCAAACGATGGGGCTTTGGATCTATGCAGCCCACCAGAGACATTGAGTTTAGATACAGACTCAGATTTTGA